Proteins from a single region of Thiomicrorhabdus sp. Kp2:
- a CDS encoding oxidative damage protection protein, which translates to MSRTVNCVKMGEELEGLDFLPFPGELGQKVYDNVSKEAWKQWLGQQTILINEYRLSSLDPKARTFLLEEMQKFLFDDQDIDMPEEFKSV; encoded by the coding sequence ATGAGCAGAACAGTAAATTGCGTAAAAATGGGTGAAGAGTTAGAAGGGTTAGATTTTTTACCGTTTCCAGGTGAGTTAGGTCAAAAAGTCTACGATAATGTTTCTAAAGAAGCTTGGAAACAGTGGTTAGGCCAACAAACGATTTTAATTAATGAGTATCGTTTATCGAGCCTAGACCCTAAAGCACGTACTTTTTTATTGGAAGAGATGCAAAAGTTCTTATTTGATGATCAGGACATTGATATGCCTGAAGAGTTTAAGTCTGTTTAA
- a CDS encoding EAL and HDOD domain-containing protein translates to MSQLIDIYVGRQPIFNRNLEVIAYELLFRSGSQNNHAMILGGDTASAQVMMNVFGEMGLEEVLGQHKGFINFTEGLLLREYQPFFPKKKVVIEVLEDISVSPQLISSLTKLKELGFKIALDDYIFNPELQPLERFADIIKVEITQVGPKKLAEHTARLKAQGILLLAEKVETREQYEFCVKLGFDYFQGYFFAKPKIIQGKRLPNNKLTILELLSKVYDPDVDMHCLSDIISKDVSLSQKLLKFVAETNHTGIQIASIHDAVLRFGLNRLKSWASMLVLSGVDDKPVELFTTALTRAKFCELVGGKIGKASIDSYFTVGLFSCLDAVMDAELSSLIKKLGLEPMVEAALLEEQGDLGHVLTMVKGLEQGKTDFIVPDSITATEASNLYLKAMQFAENVDLG, encoded by the coding sequence GTGAGTCAATTAATTGATATTTATGTAGGTCGTCAGCCTATTTTTAATAGAAACTTAGAAGTCATTGCTTATGAGTTGCTGTTTCGTAGTGGTTCGCAAAACAATCATGCGATGATTTTAGGCGGGGATACCGCTTCTGCTCAAGTGATGATGAATGTCTTTGGCGAGATGGGTTTAGAGGAAGTTTTAGGCCAACATAAAGGGTTTATTAATTTCACTGAGGGTCTATTATTAAGAGAGTACCAACCCTTTTTTCCAAAAAAGAAAGTGGTCATTGAAGTCTTAGAAGATATCAGCGTTTCTCCTCAATTAATTTCTTCGCTTACCAAACTAAAAGAGCTTGGTTTTAAGATTGCGCTGGATGATTATATTTTTAATCCCGAGTTACAGCCGCTAGAACGGTTTGCCGACATCATTAAGGTTGAAATCACTCAAGTAGGGCCTAAAAAATTAGCCGAACACACTGCCAGATTGAAGGCACAGGGAATTTTATTATTGGCCGAGAAGGTTGAGACCCGTGAACAATATGAGTTTTGTGTCAAATTAGGCTTTGACTATTTTCAAGGTTATTTCTTTGCCAAACCTAAAATTATTCAAGGTAAACGCCTACCTAATAATAAACTTACCATTCTAGAATTACTCTCTAAAGTGTATGACCCTGATGTCGATATGCATTGCTTGTCGGATATTATCAGTAAAGATGTTTCTTTAAGCCAAAAACTACTTAAATTTGTGGCAGAAACCAATCATACAGGCATACAGATCGCCTCCATTCACGATGCGGTGTTACGTTTTGGTTTGAACCGCTTAAAGAGCTGGGCAAGCATGTTAGTGCTTTCGGGTGTTGATGATAAGCCTGTTGAACTGTTTACGACCGCCTTAACCCGCGCTAAATTTTGTGAGTTAGTGGGTGGTAAAATCGGTAAAGCATCTATTGATAGTTATTTTACGGTTGGCCTGTTTTCATGTTTGGATGCGGTGATGGACGCTGAGCTTTCTAGCCTGATAAAAAAATTAGGACTCGAACCAATGGTAGAAGCCGCTTTGTTAGAAGAGCAGGGCGATTTGGGGCATGTATTAACGATGGTGAAAGGGTTGGAGCAAGGAAAAACAGACTTTATTGTGCCTGACTCCATAACCGCAACAGAAGCTTCTAATTTGTACCTTAAAGCAATGCAGTTTGCTGAGAATGTTGACTTAGGTTAG